From Nicotiana tabacum cultivar K326 chromosome 22, ASM71507v2, whole genome shotgun sequence, one genomic window encodes:
- the LOC107763476 gene encoding zinc finger CCCH domain-containing protein 53-like isoform X2, whose product MDAYEATKIVYQRIQNLDPENASKVMGILLIQDHGEKEMIRLAFGPEALVHSVILKARKELGLASNSPSSTPSTPSSPSPFSGVFSRQNSSSGGRILGGINLPSPLSITSNNQSSTVSASWSNTTPSFSDFQETDLVSPSASTNGISNSTMNSSAPPFYCSGEMDLIDEFQLQDQLSFLNDGSPTLGPKNPDVYYPQQQQQDLASSPSGDFSSFNWGSNSVNGLSHRRSCSVSDISLGGDDPNGGFGWKPCLYFARGYCKNGSSCRFLHGAGEVVSEVVGSPSKFEMMEQHCQQLLRSKSTSQQQRLTTASQLMASSNFPFSPVAANKCMNFLQQQQLQQSAESPRAAAAAALMMGDDMHKLNRIRFERGDFGLNGGAGIANPGSRQIYLTFPADSTFKEEDVSNYFSTYGPVQDVRIPYQQKRMFGFVTFVYPDTVKTILAKGNPHFVCDARVLVKPYKEKGKVPEKFRKQQQQMERGEFTGCGSPTGLDSRDPFDIQLGARMFYNSQDMMLRRKLEEQADLQQAIELQSRRLMNLQLLDVKRSNHHRALSLGAVIPSPPHSPGFFNQNFVHSPNLSSREAIEENGFAPKMANFAAFSPEEKNPNLTAKERDCYTSKDENSNGKESSKKEENDFQESLEHNLPDSPFASPKAVGEFITTFSNDATVGEGDKGSLQDMAPLECRPGQLVMLRSLASLV is encoded by the exons ATGGATGCATATGAAGCTACAAAAATAGTTTACCAAAGGATTCAAAATTTGGATCCTGAAAATGCCTCAAAAGTTATGGGGATTCTTCTGATACAAGACCATGGTGAGAAAGAAATGATCAGGTTAGCTTTTGGTCCAGAGGCTTTAGTTCACTCAGTGATTCTTAAAGCAAGAAAAGAACTTGGCCTAGCCTCAAACTCACCTTCTTCTACACCTTCAACTCCTTCTTCACCTTCACCTTTTAGTGGTGTTTTTTCAAGGCAGAATTCTTCTTCTGGTGGAAGGATTCTTGGTGGTATAAACCTTCCTTCACCTCTTAGCATAACTAGTAACAACCAATCTTCAACTGTTTCAGCTTCTTGGAGTAATACTACTCCTAGCTTCTCTGACTTCCAAGAAACTGATCTAGTTAGTCCTAGTGCTTCCACCAATGGAATCAGCAACTCCACTATGAATTCCTCTGCTCCACCCTTTTATTGCAGTGGAGAAATGGATTTGATAGATGAGTTTCAACTACAGGACCAGCTTTCTTTCTTGAATGATGGGTCACCAACCTTGGGTCCTAAAAATCCTGACGTTTATTACCCACAGCAGCAGCAGCAAGATTTAGCCTCCAGTCCAAGTGGGGATTTCTCTTCATTCAATTGGGGTAGCAACTCAGTCAACGGCCTCTCCCATAGAAGGAGTTGCTCTGTGAGTGATATTTCTTTAGGTGGTGATGACCCAAATGGGGGATTTGGTTGGAAACCTTGTCTGTATTTTGCTAGAGGGTATTGTAAGAATGGAAGTAGCTGTAGGTTCCTACATGGTGCTGGAGAGGTGGTATCTGAAGTTGTGGGGTCACCTAGCAAGTTTGAGATGATGGAGCAGCATTGTCAACAACTTCTCAGATCTAAGTCAACATCTCAGCAGCAAAGACTAACTACTGCTTCTCAGCTCATGGCTTCTTCTAACTTCCCTTTCTCTCCTGTGGCTGCTAACAAATGCATGAACTTTCTTCAGCAGCAACAGTTGCAGCAGTCTGCTGAGAGTCCCAG AGCAGCTGCTGCTGCTGCATTGATGATGGGTGATGACATGCATAAGTTGAACAGAATTCGTTTTGAAAGAGGGGATTTTGGGTTGAATGGTGGAGCTGGGATAGCAAATCCAGGTTCTAGGCAAATTTACTTGACTTTTCCTGCTGATAGTACTTTCAAAGAAGAGGATGTTTCCAATTATTTCAG CACTTATGGGCCTGTTCAAGATGTGAGGATCCCATACCAGCAAAAGCGGATGTTTGGTTTTGTTACATTTGTTTATCCAGACACTGTGAAGACCATTCTTGCCAAAGGAAATCCTCATTTTGTATGTGATGCTAGGGTGCTTGTCAAGCCATACAAAGAGAAGGGCAAAGTCCCAGAAAAGTTTAG GAAGCAACAGCAGCAGATGGAGAGAGGAGAATTCACTGGATGTGGTAGTCCTACTGGCCTAGACTCCAGAGATCCTTTTGATATTCAGCTTG gtGCAAGGATGTTTTACAATAGTCAAGACATGATGTTGAGGAGAAAATTGGAAGAACAAGCTGATCTGCAACAAGCAATTGAGCTCCAAAGCAGGAGGCTGATGAATTTACAGCTTCTTGATGTCAAGAGGAGCAACCATCACCGTGCCCTTTCATTGGGAGCTGTTATCCCGTCCCCACCTCACTCTCCAGGCTTCTTCAATCAAAATTTTGTTCATTCCCCCAACCTTAGCAGCCGAGAAGCCATAGAAG AGAATGGTTTTGCTCCAAAAATGGCCAATTTTGCTGCTTTTTCCCCAGAAGAAAAGAACCCAAATCTTACTGCAAAGGAGAGGGACTGCTACACATCTAAAGATGAAAATAGCAATGGCAAAGAAAGTTCCAAGAAGGAAGAAAATGATTTTCAAGAAAG TTTGGAGCATAATCTGCCAGATAGTCCATTTGCATCACCAAAAGCTGTTGGAGAATTCATCACAACTTTCTCAAATGATGCTACTGTTGGAGAAGGTGACAAAG GTTCCCTTCAGGACATGGCACCATTGGAATGTAGGCCTGGACAGCTTGTTATGTTGCGTAGTTTAGCTTCCTTAGTTTAG
- the LOC107763476 gene encoding zinc finger CCCH domain-containing protein 53-like isoform X1, whose translation MDAYEATKIVYQRIQNLDPENASKVMGILLIQDHGEKEMIRLAFGPEALVHSVILKARKELGLASNSPSSTPSTPSSPSPFSGVFSRQNSSSGGRILGGINLPSPLSITSNNQSSTVSASWSNTTPSFSDFQETDLVSPSASTNGISNSTMNSSAPPFYCSGEMDLIDEFQLQDQLSFLNDGSPTLGPKNPDVYYPQQQQQDLASSPSGDFSSFNWGSNSVNGLSHRRSCSVSDISLGGDDPNGGFGWKPCLYFARGYCKNGSSCRFLHGAGEVVSEVVGSPSKFEMMEQHCQQLLRSKSTSQQQRLTTASQLMASSNFPFSPVAANKCMNFLQQQQLQQSAESPRAAAAAALMMGDDMHKLNRIRFERGDFGLNGGAGIANPGSRQIYLTFPADSTFKEEDVSNYFSTYGPVQDVRIPYQQKRMFGFVTFVYPDTVKTILAKGNPHFVCDARVLVKPYKEKGKVPEKFRKQQQQMERGEFTGCGSPTGLDSRDPFDIQLGARMFYNSQDMMLRRKLEEQADLQQAIELQSRRLMNLQLLDVKRSNHHRALSLGAVIPSPPHSPGFFNQNFVHSPNLSSREAIEENGFAPKMANFAAFSPEEKNPNLTAKERDCYTSKDENSNGKESSKKEENDFQESLEHNLPDSPFASPKAVGEFITTFSNDATVGEGDKGAGLNASSSSANNNMIPSSSLFPATTALDITPFKSCYFQVPRFPSGHGTIGM comes from the exons ATGGATGCATATGAAGCTACAAAAATAGTTTACCAAAGGATTCAAAATTTGGATCCTGAAAATGCCTCAAAAGTTATGGGGATTCTTCTGATACAAGACCATGGTGAGAAAGAAATGATCAGGTTAGCTTTTGGTCCAGAGGCTTTAGTTCACTCAGTGATTCTTAAAGCAAGAAAAGAACTTGGCCTAGCCTCAAACTCACCTTCTTCTACACCTTCAACTCCTTCTTCACCTTCACCTTTTAGTGGTGTTTTTTCAAGGCAGAATTCTTCTTCTGGTGGAAGGATTCTTGGTGGTATAAACCTTCCTTCACCTCTTAGCATAACTAGTAACAACCAATCTTCAACTGTTTCAGCTTCTTGGAGTAATACTACTCCTAGCTTCTCTGACTTCCAAGAAACTGATCTAGTTAGTCCTAGTGCTTCCACCAATGGAATCAGCAACTCCACTATGAATTCCTCTGCTCCACCCTTTTATTGCAGTGGAGAAATGGATTTGATAGATGAGTTTCAACTACAGGACCAGCTTTCTTTCTTGAATGATGGGTCACCAACCTTGGGTCCTAAAAATCCTGACGTTTATTACCCACAGCAGCAGCAGCAAGATTTAGCCTCCAGTCCAAGTGGGGATTTCTCTTCATTCAATTGGGGTAGCAACTCAGTCAACGGCCTCTCCCATAGAAGGAGTTGCTCTGTGAGTGATATTTCTTTAGGTGGTGATGACCCAAATGGGGGATTTGGTTGGAAACCTTGTCTGTATTTTGCTAGAGGGTATTGTAAGAATGGAAGTAGCTGTAGGTTCCTACATGGTGCTGGAGAGGTGGTATCTGAAGTTGTGGGGTCACCTAGCAAGTTTGAGATGATGGAGCAGCATTGTCAACAACTTCTCAGATCTAAGTCAACATCTCAGCAGCAAAGACTAACTACTGCTTCTCAGCTCATGGCTTCTTCTAACTTCCCTTTCTCTCCTGTGGCTGCTAACAAATGCATGAACTTTCTTCAGCAGCAACAGTTGCAGCAGTCTGCTGAGAGTCCCAG AGCAGCTGCTGCTGCTGCATTGATGATGGGTGATGACATGCATAAGTTGAACAGAATTCGTTTTGAAAGAGGGGATTTTGGGTTGAATGGTGGAGCTGGGATAGCAAATCCAGGTTCTAGGCAAATTTACTTGACTTTTCCTGCTGATAGTACTTTCAAAGAAGAGGATGTTTCCAATTATTTCAG CACTTATGGGCCTGTTCAAGATGTGAGGATCCCATACCAGCAAAAGCGGATGTTTGGTTTTGTTACATTTGTTTATCCAGACACTGTGAAGACCATTCTTGCCAAAGGAAATCCTCATTTTGTATGTGATGCTAGGGTGCTTGTCAAGCCATACAAAGAGAAGGGCAAAGTCCCAGAAAAGTTTAG GAAGCAACAGCAGCAGATGGAGAGAGGAGAATTCACTGGATGTGGTAGTCCTACTGGCCTAGACTCCAGAGATCCTTTTGATATTCAGCTTG gtGCAAGGATGTTTTACAATAGTCAAGACATGATGTTGAGGAGAAAATTGGAAGAACAAGCTGATCTGCAACAAGCAATTGAGCTCCAAAGCAGGAGGCTGATGAATTTACAGCTTCTTGATGTCAAGAGGAGCAACCATCACCGTGCCCTTTCATTGGGAGCTGTTATCCCGTCCCCACCTCACTCTCCAGGCTTCTTCAATCAAAATTTTGTTCATTCCCCCAACCTTAGCAGCCGAGAAGCCATAGAAG AGAATGGTTTTGCTCCAAAAATGGCCAATTTTGCTGCTTTTTCCCCAGAAGAAAAGAACCCAAATCTTACTGCAAAGGAGAGGGACTGCTACACATCTAAAGATGAAAATAGCAATGGCAAAGAAAGTTCCAAGAAGGAAGAAAATGATTTTCAAGAAAG TTTGGAGCATAATCTGCCAGATAGTCCATTTGCATCACCAAAAGCTGTTGGAGAATTCATCACAACTTTCTCAAATGATGCTACTGTTGGAGAAGGTGACAAAGGTGCTGGATTAAATGCATCATCATCGTCTGCTAACAATAATATGATCCCTTCTTCCTCCTTGTTTCCTGCTACTACTGCACTAGACATCACTCCTTTCAAATCATGTTACTTCCAAGTGCCTAG GTTCCCTTCAGGACATGGCACCATTGGAATGTAG